One region of Chloroflexota bacterium genomic DNA includes:
- a CDS encoding molybdopterin-dependent oxidoreductase, protein MKEITLSINEKQVKGKEGDTVLDVCRANDIYLPTLCHLEGLTDVGACRMCVVEIEKERRPIPACTYPARDGLVVRTHTEKLEKYRRQILELLFTERNHFCFFCAASGECELQGLAYRYQMDHARYPYTFPALPTDTLSDFLVLDHNRCILCGRCVRICSEVVGNHTLDFARRGWRTAVTADLDQPLGESSCITCGACIQACPTGALFSKVSAYRGRATEGEFVRSICSLCSVGCDINVLVKDNNIVRIDGADLTGLKGQLCVKGRFRQVYRENPRIVTPLIARKRGVVRPASWEEALNLVATELKAYLGRYGAGSIAGLVSSRCPNETVEAFAKFMRDTVGTSFVDTLDGNTYRTLLQGATAFGKDGQGLEIESPLEAILEADCVLVVGANLLESHPVAGCYILRARTRNRARLLVIEPRQNDLGVRADLWLRPAEDGMETVINALTGLVAGKGKRTGKPRRGASIAGAARDAGVDEALLEQAAEMLRSAQKAVVVYGEGILNKEDPKLVASLLELANLINPGGLKVTSLKPGANSRGAWESGAASQKGLAKVSPRLVYVLLSDDEVRDGDWLAQAEQAEFLVVQASYASPLTEAADLVLPSPIWAERAGTYVSLDGRVGRSQAVLEPLPGLKDDKEIIQELAHRL, encoded by the coding sequence ATGAAAGAGATAACCCTATCTATCAACGAGAAGCAGGTCAAAGGGAAAGAAGGGGACACCGTTCTCGATGTCTGCCGGGCCAATGACATCTACCTGCCCACCCTCTGCCATCTTGAGGGGCTGACCGATGTGGGTGCCTGCCGGATGTGCGTGGTGGAGATTGAAAAGGAGAGGAGGCCAATACCTGCCTGTACCTATCCGGCCCGGGATGGTCTGGTGGTCAGAACCCATACCGAGAAACTGGAGAAGTACCGCCGCCAGATTCTGGAACTCCTGTTCACGGAACGCAATCACTTTTGTTTCTTCTGTGCCGCCAGTGGTGAGTGTGAGTTGCAAGGCCTTGCCTACCGCTATCAGATGGACCACGCGCGCTACCCCTACACCTTCCCTGCTCTTCCTACCGACACCCTGAGCGATTTCCTGGTCCTCGACCATAACCGCTGTATCCTCTGCGGGCGCTGTGTCCGCATCTGCAGTGAGGTAGTGGGCAATCATACCCTTGATTTCGCCAGGCGGGGGTGGCGCACTGCGGTAACAGCCGACCTCGACCAGCCCCTGGGAGAGTCTTCCTGCATCACCTGCGGGGCGTGCATCCAGGCCTGTCCCACGGGAGCCCTCTTCAGCAAGGTCAGCGCCTACAGGGGCAGGGCCACCGAGGGCGAGTTTGTCCGAAGCATCTGCTCTCTATGCAGTGTAGGCTGTGACATCAATGTCCTGGTCAAGGACAATAACATAGTCCGCATCGATGGGGCGGACCTGACCGGGTTAAAGGGTCAACTCTGCGTCAAGGGGCGCTTCCGGCAGGTTTACAGGGAGAACCCCAGGATAGTCACGCCGCTTATTGCCAGGAAGAGGGGTGTGGTGAGGCCGGCATCCTGGGAAGAGGCCTTGAACCTGGTGGCGACGGAGCTCAAAGCCTACCTGGGCCGTTACGGGGCTGGCAGTATAGCCGGTCTGGTCTCCAGCCGGTGCCCCAATGAGACCGTGGAGGCCTTCGCCAAGTTCATGCGTGATACTGTAGGGACCAGCTTTGTGGATACCCTGGATGGCAATACTTATAGAACCCTGCTCCAGGGCGCAACTGCCTTTGGGAAGGACGGCCAGGGGCTGGAGATAGAAAGCCCTCTGGAAGCCATCCTGGAGGCTGATTGCGTGCTGGTGGTAGGGGCCAACCTGCTGGAAAGCCATCCTGTGGCTGGCTGCTACATACTCCGGGCCAGGACCCGGAACAGGGCACGGCTTCTGGTTATTGAGCCTCGACAGAATGACCTGGGCGTTAGGGCCGACCTCTGGCTACGGCCTGCTGAAGATGGCATGGAAACCGTTATCAATGCCCTGACCGGTCTGGTAGCCGGGAAGGGGAAGCGCACCGGGAAGCCTCGGAGAGGCGCCTCTATAGCCGGGGCAGCGCGGGACGCTGGCGTGGATGAAGCCCTGCTGGAACAGGCCGCCGAGATGCTGAGAAGTGCCCAGAAGGCGGTAGTCGTCTACGGCGAGGGCATTCTCAACAAGGAAGACCCCAAGCTTGTGGCTAGCCTTCTGGAGCTGGCCAACCTGATAAATCCTGGCGGCCTGAAGGTGACCTCCCTCAAGCCCGGAGCCAACAGCCGGGGTGCCTGGGAGTCCGGGGCGGCCAGCCAGAAGGGGCTGGCCAAAGTCAGTCCCAGACTGGTCTATGTGCTGCTGAGCGATGACGAGGTCAGAGACGGAGACTGGCTGGCCCAGGCTGAGCAAGCCGAATTCCTGGTAGTCCAGGCAAGCTACGCCTCGCCGCTGACCGAGGCCGCTGACCTGGTCCTGCCCTCACCTATCTGGGCGGAGCGAGCAGGCACATATGTCTCCCTGGATGGCAGGGTCGGTCGCTCCCAGGCAGTGCTGGAACCGCTCCCCGGACTTAAGGACGACAAGGAGATAATTCAGGAACTGGCTCACAGACTCTGA
- a CDS encoding Ni/Fe hydrogenase subunit alpha, whose protein sequence is MAGKTIEISPVTRIEGHGKVTLHLDDAGNVNRAYLHVVQLRGFEKFCEGRVFWEMPLITERICGICPVSHHLAAAKAGDAILGVEIPPTARMLRQLMHMAQYVQSHALHFFLLASPDLVFGMDATPATRNVIGLIGANPELAKKAIWLRSFGQSIIETLGGKKVHPNHAIPGGVNTALPSQARSDILGKTGEAIAIYQLGLDIIKDFQAKQKELVGKFASFPSACLGLVDPRGNLEFYDGKLRLRDAGGLLLEEQVLTDRYSSIIEERVEDWSYMKFPYYKRMGYPAGIYRVGPLARLNVADGITTPLASKEFREFKKLGNGSMVEGSLYYHYARLIEGLHAVEMLKELLQKDEICSTELRVSSSKYNEEGIGVIEAPRGTLIHHYWVDPSGAIRKVNIIVATQHNNLAINRAIYLAAREYVKVDTLSEGMLNRVEAAIRCYDPCLSCATHALGQMPLSIQLLSASGEVLDEIHT, encoded by the coding sequence GTGGCAGGCAAGACGATAGAGATAAGCCCCGTAACCCGCATCGAGGGCCATGGCAAGGTCACCCTTCACCTGGACGACGCGGGCAACGTGAACCGGGCATACCTCCATGTTGTCCAGCTCCGGGGCTTTGAGAAGTTCTGCGAGGGCCGTGTCTTCTGGGAGATGCCCCTTATCACCGAGCGAATCTGTGGCATCTGTCCTGTCAGCCACCACCTGGCCGCGGCCAAGGCTGGAGATGCAATCCTGGGGGTAGAGATTCCCCCCACCGCCAGGATGCTAAGGCAGCTGATGCACATGGCCCAATACGTGCAGTCCCATGCCCTCCATTTTTTCCTTCTGGCCAGCCCCGACCTGGTCTTCGGCATGGATGCCACCCCGGCCACCAGGAACGTCATCGGCCTCATTGGAGCCAACCCGGAGCTGGCCAAAAAGGCCATATGGCTCCGCAGCTTTGGCCAGTCCATCATCGAGACCCTGGGCGGCAAGAAGGTCCACCCCAATCACGCCATCCCGGGAGGGGTGAATACAGCTCTCCCCTCTCAGGCCAGGAGTGACATCCTGGGAAAGACAGGCGAGGCCATAGCCATCTATCAGCTGGGCCTTGACATAATCAAGGATTTCCAGGCCAAGCAGAAGGAGCTGGTGGGCAAGTTCGCCAGTTTTCCCTCGGCCTGCCTTGGCCTGGTGGACCCCAGGGGAAACCTGGAATTCTATGATGGCAAGCTGAGGTTGCGCGATGCCGGGGGCCTCCTCTTGGAGGAGCAGGTGCTCACTGACCGCTATTCCTCCATCATCGAGGAGAGGGTTGAAGACTGGTCCTACATGAAGTTCCCCTACTACAAGAGGATGGGCTATCCTGCTGGAATCTACCGGGTGGGCCCCCTGGCCCGGCTCAATGTAGCCGATGGCATAACCACGCCTCTGGCCAGCAAGGAGTTCCGGGAATTCAAGAAGCTGGGGAATGGGTCTATGGTGGAGGGCTCACTATACTATCACTACGCCCGGCTCATAGAAGGGCTTCATGCAGTCGAAATGCTAAAGGAGCTCCTCCAGAAGGACGAAATCTGCTCAACGGAGCTCAGGGTCTCTTCCTCGAAGTATAACGAGGAAGGAATCGGGGTAATTGAAGCGCCCCGGGGCACCCTCATCCACCATTACTGGGTGGACCCCAGCGGTGCCATCCGCAAGGTCAACATCATTGTGGCCACACAACATAACAACCTTGCCATAAACCGGGCCATCTATCTGGCAGCCAGGGAGTATGTCAAGGTCGACACGCTCTCCGAGGGTATGCTCAATAGGGTGGAGGCAGCCATCCGCTGCTACGACCCTTGCCTCTCGTGCGCAACCCATGCCCTGGGCCAGATGCCTCTATCCATACAGCTGCTCAGCGCCTCTGGAGAGGTGCTGGACGAAATTCACACCTGA
- a CDS encoding NADP oxidoreductase, which yields MGKVKLATAWLDGCAGCHMSLLDMDEDLVGIASAVEFTRSPITDIKDFPEVDVGLVEGAIGNVAHEEEVRELRKKCKILIVLGDCACFGGIPSMRNRFSKEEVLRRAYIESESTKDGKIPSSPEIPPLLEQALPVGAVVKVDCFVPGCPPNARAIKYALTELLQGRIPVLPGEMMRFD from the coding sequence ATGGGAAAGGTGAAACTTGCCACCGCCTGGCTTGATGGCTGTGCCGGGTGCCACATGTCCCTCCTGGATATGGATGAGGACCTGGTTGGCATAGCCAGTGCCGTAGAATTCACCAGGAGCCCGATTACGGATATCAAAGATTTCCCCGAGGTGGATGTGGGGCTCGTAGAGGGGGCCATAGGCAACGTGGCCCACGAGGAAGAAGTCAGGGAACTCCGCAAGAAGTGCAAGATACTGATTGTGCTGGGCGATTGCGCCTGTTTCGGGGGCATCCCCTCCATGCGCAACCGCTTCTCCAAAGAAGAGGTCCTGCGGCGGGCCTACATTGAATCGGAGAGCACTAAGGACGGGAAGATACCATCCTCGCCGGAAATCCCTCCCCTTCTGGAGCAGGCCCTCCCGGTCGGCGCCGTGGTCAAGGTGGACTGTTTTGTCCCAGGATGCCCGCCAAATGCCAGGGCCATCAAGTATGCCCTTACCGAGCTTCTCCAGGGGCGGATTCCTGTGTTGCCCGGCGAAATGATGCGTTTTGACTGA